One window of Terriglobia bacterium genomic DNA carries:
- the dusB gene encoding tRNA dihydrouridine synthase DusB, producing MRVWPPVVLAPMAGVTNYPFRSVCREFGAGLYVSEMINARPLVDGREKTLKLADFGPDESPRSMQLYGTDPYYVSEAVKRLVEEARIDHLDMNFGCPVPKVTRKGGGAAIPLKPNLLRKIVRAAVSNAKDVPVTIKFRMGINLDYLTYLAAGRVAEDEGCAAVGLHARTAAQLYHGHADWQAIGELKGSLTIPVLGNGDIWEAEDALRMMRQTGCDGVIVGRGCLGRPWLFRDLADVFDGREPSDPPVFSDVLEIMFAHARKLCGWFGERMAMHSFRKHASWYTKG from the coding sequence ATGCGGGTATGGCCGCCCGTGGTACTGGCGCCGATGGCCGGCGTGACGAATTATCCGTTTCGTTCCGTCTGCCGCGAATTTGGCGCAGGACTGTACGTCAGCGAGATGATCAACGCCCGTCCGCTCGTTGATGGGAGGGAGAAAACGCTCAAGCTTGCAGACTTCGGTCCGGATGAATCTCCCCGAAGCATGCAGCTGTACGGCACCGACCCGTATTACGTTTCCGAAGCGGTGAAGCGGCTGGTGGAGGAAGCACGCATCGACCATCTCGATATGAATTTCGGCTGCCCTGTCCCGAAGGTCACCAGAAAGGGCGGCGGGGCTGCGATTCCACTCAAACCGAATCTGCTGCGGAAAATAGTTCGGGCGGCCGTCAGCAATGCAAAAGATGTTCCGGTGACGATCAAGTTCCGCATGGGCATCAATCTGGACTACCTCACTTATCTGGCAGCCGGGCGCGTCGCGGAGGACGAAGGTTGCGCCGCCGTTGGGTTGCACGCCCGAACCGCAGCGCAGCTCTATCACGGTCATGCCGACTGGCAGGCGATTGGCGAGCTGAAGGGTTCGCTGACCATTCCGGTTCTCGGCAACGGCGATATCTGGGAGGCCGAGGATGCCCTCAGGATGATGCGTCAGACGGGCTGTGACGGCGTCATCGTCGGCCGCGGTTGTCTCGGCAGGCCATGGCTCTTTCGCGATCTGGCCGACGTGTTTGATGGACGGGAGCCGTCCGATCCTCCTGTTTTTTCAGATGTACTGGAAATTATGTTCGCGCATGCCCGTAAACTGTGCGGCTGGTTTGGAGAGCGCATGGCAATGCACTCCTTCCGCAAGCACGCTTCCTGGTACACCAAGGGA
- a CDS encoding RNA-binding protein, with protein sequence MARLYIGNLPHMTAELELQAWVEQHGFKVEAVQVIRDLDSGTSRGFAFVELPEVLKAEEAVGALNGEKLEGHNLRVSEARPLPFRNEGRQVSGTRTPKKRAS encoded by the coding sequence ATGGCAAGGCTTTACATCGGAAACCTTCCTCATATGACTGCGGAACTTGAGCTTCAGGCCTGGGTTGAGCAGCATGGTTTCAAGGTCGAGGCTGTCCAGGTGATTCGCGACCTCGATTCCGGAACGTCACGCGGGTTCGCTTTTGTGGAATTGCCGGAAGTCCTGAAGGCAGAGGAAGCGGTCGGTGCATTGAATGGTGAGAAATTGGAAGGACATAACCTTCGAGTCAGCGAGGCACGACCATTGCCGTTTCGCAATGAGGGCCGCCAGGTCAGCGGCACCCGCACCCCGAAAAAAAGAGCTTCTTAA
- a CDS encoding Crp/Fnr family transcriptional regulator, which produces MVDKRYPNAILQRLPSADFNLVASDLKMVELTKGTSVYEPHQTPSYVYFPITSVVSFTGDTGEGGSVEVWAVGSEGIAGICGIVGRTKPFRGVVQISGTALVARASALRKHFQQCRTFHDAMLQYLDYLLLQISYLGICNNNHSIEHRFSRWLLMMQERARSNELKFTQDAIAGVLGTRRATISVAAAALQDAGLIRYTPGSITIRSRKALERAACNCYKFITLRRY; this is translated from the coding sequence ATGGTCGACAAACGATATCCAAACGCCATACTCCAACGCCTGCCTTCGGCTGATTTCAATTTGGTCGCGAGCGACCTGAAGATGGTCGAGCTGACCAAGGGGACTTCGGTTTATGAACCGCATCAGACTCCGTCCTACGTATATTTTCCGATTACTTCCGTGGTCTCATTCACTGGAGACACAGGGGAAGGCGGCAGCGTTGAAGTCTGGGCAGTGGGCAGTGAGGGCATTGCGGGAATTTGTGGCATTGTCGGACGCACCAAACCGTTTCGCGGAGTCGTTCAGATTTCCGGAACGGCGCTGGTTGCGAGAGCGTCTGCTTTGCGAAAGCATTTTCAGCAATGCCGTACGTTTCATGACGCGATGCTGCAGTATCTGGACTACCTGCTCCTCCAGATATCGTACCTCGGCATTTGCAATAACAACCATTCCATAGAGCACCGGTTCAGCCGCTGGCTTCTGATGATGCAGGAGCGGGCGCGCTCAAACGAGTTGAAGTTTACTCAGGATGCTATTGCAGGCGTGCTTGGCACGCGCCGCGCCACGATTTCCGTTGCGGCGGCGGCGCTGCAGGACGCCGGGCTGATCCGGTATACGCCGGGTTCGATTACGATCCGCTCACGAAAGGCGCTCGAGCGGGCGGCGTGCAATTGTTACAAGTTCATCACTCTGAGACGGTATTAA
- a CDS encoding Crp/Fnr family transcriptional regulator — protein sequence MKNRILKALPHKEYRVIMNQLKPVELAQGAVLYETGARIKDVYFPEEATISYLSGTSDGETLEVCVIGNEGVVGIASLLADTTAFRAVVQLPGRAYAMRRDLLRKEFKRCETLNRILLHYTNALLIQIAQTAVCNKFHSVEERFCRWLLMAHDRSVADRVPLTQEALARVLGSRRASVSVTASAFQKKGAIRYTRGVIDILDRKPLEHASCECYEAIFAAHLKLDS from the coding sequence ATGAAGAACCGCATACTGAAGGCGCTGCCTCACAAAGAATATCGAGTGATCATGAACCAGTTGAAACCCGTCGAACTCGCGCAGGGAGCGGTGCTGTATGAGACCGGAGCGCGAATCAAGGACGTCTATTTTCCGGAAGAGGCGACGATCTCATATCTCTCGGGCACTTCCGATGGTGAAACACTCGAAGTCTGTGTGATCGGCAATGAGGGGGTCGTTGGGATTGCTTCACTTCTGGCGGACACGACCGCATTCCGCGCCGTGGTTCAGCTTCCCGGGCGGGCCTATGCCATGAGGCGGGATTTGCTGCGCAAGGAATTCAAACGGTGCGAAACGTTGAACCGTATTCTGCTGCATTACACCAACGCCCTGCTGATCCAGATTGCCCAAACGGCTGTCTGCAACAAATTCCACTCGGTCGAAGAACGGTTTTGCCGTTGGCTGTTGATGGCTCATGACCGTTCGGTTGCCGACCGCGTGCCCCTGACTCAGGAAGCGCTGGCGCGAGTGCTCGGCAGCAGGCGGGCTTCTGTGTCCGTAACGGCAAGTGCGTTCCAGAAAAAGGGTGCGATTCGTTACACCAGAGGTGTAATCGACATCCTCGATCGCAAACCTCTGGAACACGCGAGCTGCGAATGTTACGAAGCGATTTTTGCCGCGCATTTAAAGCTCGATAGCTAA
- a CDS encoding Crp/Fnr family transcriptional regulator, translated as MNKILAALPTASRDWMKTLEPVRLAAGTILYEPDETVEHVYFLTNALVSIVSLNSEGATVEIGMIGYEGMVGVPAILGGVMPYRAIVQMGGDAFRIRGRRLYDEFRRNPLLRDLLLKYTNTFLIQIAQSSICNCYHRLQERFCRWLLVARDAVRSDVLVLTHDVIARLLGTRRASVTVAAGLLQRAGLIKINRGQITILDPHGLEAMACECYGILRHGVHRRQSS; from the coding sequence ATGAACAAAATCCTCGCTGCGCTGCCTACCGCGTCCCGGGACTGGATGAAAACCCTCGAACCTGTAAGGCTTGCGGCCGGTACGATACTGTACGAACCCGATGAGACCGTCGAACACGTCTATTTCCTGACGAACGCTCTTGTCTCCATCGTTTCCTTGAATTCCGAGGGCGCGACGGTCGAGATCGGGATGATCGGTTATGAAGGAATGGTCGGTGTTCCCGCCATCCTCGGGGGTGTTATGCCCTATCGGGCGATTGTTCAAATGGGAGGGGACGCGTTTCGAATCCGCGGCCGCCGGCTTTACGACGAATTTAGACGTAACCCGCTCCTCCGCGACCTGCTGCTGAAATATACCAACACGTTCCTGATTCAGATTGCGCAGTCGAGTATCTGCAACTGCTACCATAGGCTGCAGGAGCGCTTTTGCCGCTGGCTTCTGGTCGCCAGAGATGCCGTTCGAAGCGACGTGCTGGTGCTTACGCATGATGTCATCGCGCGGCTGCTCGGCACCAGAAGGGCAAGCGTGACGGTCGCGGCGGGCCTTCTTCAGCGGGCCGGCCTTATCAAGATCAACCGCGGTCAAATCACGATTCTGGATCCGCACGGACTGGAGGCCATGGCTTGCGAATGCTACGGCATTCTCCGCCACGGTGTGCACCGCCGTCAATCTTCATAG
- a CDS encoding response regulator, producing MTTLEDVEILLVEDNPNDVELTIRALQKQNMAGKVFVVKDGAEALDFIFATGAFATRKIENHPKVVLLDLKLPKVDGIEVLRRIKADNRTKHTPVVMLTSSQEERDVLDTYNLGVNSYIVKPVDFSNFVHAVSELGVYWGLLNKLPY from the coding sequence ATGACCACGCTTGAGGATGTTGAGATTCTCCTGGTAGAGGACAACCCGAACGACGTTGAACTCACGATCCGCGCGCTCCAGAAGCAGAACATGGCAGGCAAGGTCTTTGTCGTAAAGGACGGAGCCGAGGCCCTCGACTTTATTTTTGCGACCGGCGCGTTCGCAACCAGAAAGATTGAGAACCACCCCAAAGTGGTTCTACTCGATCTGAAACTGCCCAAGGTCGACGGAATCGAGGTCCTGAGGCGAATCAAAGCCGACAACCGCACAAAACACACCCCGGTTGTCATGCTGACGTCGTCCCAGGAAGAGCGCGATGTGCTCGACACGTACAATCTCGGCGTGAACAGCTACATCGTGAAGCCTGTGGACTTCAGCAACTTTGTCCATGCCGTCTCCGAGCTTGGAGTCTACTGGGGGCTCCTGAACAAGCTTCCATACTAA
- a CDS encoding response regulator: protein MKAAEEIDILLVEDNPNDAELTLRALRKSDIGARLAIARDGAEALEYLLSSRPKPRVVFLDLKLPKIDGIEVLRRVRADERAHSIPVVVLTSSQEERDINECYKLGVNSYVVKPVEFDKFYKAVGDLGTYWLVLNKSPL from the coding sequence ATGAAAGCGGCCGAAGAAATCGACATTCTGCTCGTTGAAGACAATCCCAACGATGCCGAACTCACGCTGCGTGCGCTGCGCAAAAGCGACATCGGCGCGCGGCTTGCGATTGCGCGTGACGGCGCCGAAGCGCTCGAATACCTGCTGAGCAGCCGTCCGAAACCCAGAGTCGTGTTTCTCGATTTGAAGCTGCCTAAGATCGACGGCATCGAGGTGTTGCGCCGCGTTCGGGCGGACGAGCGCGCTCATTCAATCCCCGTCGTCGTCCTGACCTCGTCCCAGGAAGAGCGCGATATCAACGAGTGCTACAAACTCGGAGTGAACAGCTATGTTGTAAAGCCCGTCGAGTTCGACAAGTTCTATAAAGCTGTTGGCGATTTAGGCACGTATTGGCTGGTTTTAAACAAGTCACCACTTTAA
- a CDS encoding GAF domain-containing protein, which yields MEELTDRYEIIEEAATDAIVTIDEQGRILSISRAAERIFGYSVPEMAGHSVDRIIPNYKQHVEQARRRLKGGTAVEVMGTHKSGKPVQIEFSLGEYNKNNRHIYTGVIRDIASRKSTDQRLAAQYAVTRALAESSSLSEATPKLLQYICEAVGWELGELWVVNADSNTLHIEGSWHLPAYEVEEFEKAGRKTILFPGIDLVGRVLVSSQPAWIDNVVDDKNFPRAPIAERVGLHGAFAFPIRVGEHVACVIAFYNREVVQPDDEMLQMFDALGRQVGDFIKRTRAEEERDKLLIYERVARSEAETNAEKLAFLGEASTVLASSLDYQTNLMTVAKLAVNRLADWCAVDVVDENNGFHRVALTHRDPQRAEWAREFQKKFSSNPAAPHGVAHVMRSGKAKIYTDIPDSMLIALAQDAEHFKILQELGLASAMVVPLVARGRTLGAITLASENPARRYTEADLHFAEELARRAALGIDNARLHSDTQSALNEVRSKTDEIQRLNGELEQRVKERTAQLEMMVKELEAFTYSISDDMRGPLRAIDGFSRVLMEEYPDKMDEEGKRLLNIIRSNARSMSELIDGLLTFSHLGRQPLDQVDINMDELAKNVFEEVQAANKERPVKVEIQKLPAAFGDRTMLRQVLYNLISNSFKFTRPKSDPAIEIGHQAGGNQNTYFIRDNGVGFDMQYSPKLFGVFQRLHSVDDFEGAGVGLALVQRIIHRHGGRVWAEGKVNEGATFYFSIPKA from the coding sequence ATGGAAGAGCTTACGGACCGATACGAAATCATCGAAGAAGCGGCCACAGATGCGATTGTCACCATTGATGAGCAGGGCCGGATTTTGTCGATCAGCCGAGCGGCCGAGCGGATCTTTGGTTATAGTGTCCCGGAAATGGCCGGCCACTCCGTCGACCGCATTATTCCGAACTACAAACAGCATGTTGAGCAGGCGCGCCGCCGCTTGAAGGGCGGCACTGCTGTTGAAGTAATGGGAACCCATAAGTCGGGCAAACCGGTTCAGATCGAGTTTTCGCTCGGCGAATACAATAAGAACAACAGGCACATCTACACCGGCGTCATCCGTGACATTGCATCGCGCAAATCCACGGACCAGCGTCTTGCGGCCCAGTATGCAGTGACTCGCGCCCTTGCCGAATCGTCAAGTCTGTCGGAAGCGACGCCGAAGTTGTTGCAATACATCTGTGAGGCGGTTGGATGGGAACTCGGAGAACTGTGGGTCGTCAACGCCGATTCCAATACGTTGCACATTGAAGGCAGCTGGCATTTGCCGGCTTATGAAGTCGAAGAATTCGAGAAGGCCGGACGGAAGACTATCTTATTTCCAGGGATTGATCTGGTTGGCCGGGTTCTCGTGAGCAGCCAGCCGGCCTGGATTGATAACGTGGTTGACGATAAGAATTTTCCGCGGGCGCCGATTGCGGAACGCGTCGGTCTGCACGGAGCCTTTGCCTTCCCGATTCGGGTAGGAGAGCACGTCGCCTGCGTCATTGCGTTCTACAACCGCGAGGTTGTTCAGCCCGACGACGAAATGCTCCAGATGTTCGATGCGCTGGGCCGGCAGGTCGGCGATTTCATCAAGCGCACGCGGGCTGAAGAGGAACGCGACAAGCTTCTCATATACGAACGCGTGGCTCGTTCGGAAGCCGAGACGAACGCCGAAAAACTGGCGTTTCTGGGTGAGGCCAGCACCGTACTGGCGTCATCGCTGGACTACCAGACGAACCTCATGACGGTGGCGAAGCTGGCCGTCAACCGTCTGGCGGACTGGTGCGCCGTAGATGTGGTCGATGAAAACAACGGTTTTCACCGCGTCGCTTTGACGCATCGGGATCCGCAGCGCGCGGAATGGGCACGGGAGTTCCAGAAAAAGTTTTCCTCGAATCCTGCCGCGCCTCATGGCGTTGCGCACGTCATGCGGAGCGGGAAAGCCAAAATCTATACCGACATTCCCGATTCCATGTTGATCGCGCTGGCCCAGGACGCCGAACACTTCAAAATTCTGCAGGAACTCGGGCTGGCCTCCGCTATGGTCGTGCCCCTCGTTGCGCGCGGCCGTACCCTCGGCGCCATCACACTGGCATCGGAGAATCCGGCGCGGCGATATACGGAGGCGGACCTTCACTTCGCGGAAGAACTGGCCCGCCGCGCGGCACTCGGCATCGATAACGCGCGGTTGCACAGCGACACTCAGAGTGCGCTGAACGAGGTGCGATCGAAGACCGATGAGATCCAGCGCCTGAACGGGGAACTGGAGCAGCGCGTCAAGGAACGCACCGCGCAACTGGAAATGATGGTCAAGGAACTCGAAGCTTTCACCTATTCCATCTCGGATGACATGCGCGGGCCGCTCCGGGCCATCGACGGCTTCTCCCGGGTGTTGATGGAAGAGTATCCCGACAAAATGGACGAGGAAGGGAAGCGTCTGCTGAACATCATTCGCAGCAATGCGCGGAGCATGAGCGAATTGATCGACGGCCTCTTGACGTTTTCGCACCTCGGCCGCCAACCCCTCGACCAGGTGGATATCAATATGGACGAGTTGGCGAAGAACGTGTTCGAAGAAGTGCAGGCCGCCAATAAGGAACGCCCGGTCAAAGTTGAGATCCAGAAACTCCCGGCGGCGTTCGGCGATCGAACGATGCTCCGGCAGGTTCTCTATAATCTGATTTCCAATTCGTTCAAGTTCACGCGGCCGAAATCGGATCCGGCAATCGAAATCGGACATCAGGCCGGCGGCAACCAGAACACGTATTTCATTCGTGACAACGGCGTAGGTTTCGATATGCAATACAGCCCTAAATTGTTCGGAGTATTCCAGCGATTGCACAGCGTCGATGATTTTGAAGGCGCCGGAGTCGGACTGGCCCTCGTCCAACGGATCATTCACCGCCACGGCGGCCGCGTCTGGGCTGAAGGTAAGGTGAATGAAGGCGCGACGTTCTATTTCTCAATACCAAAGGCCTAA
- a CDS encoding ABC transporter permease, translated as MVSLVRKLIANRNLLKNLILRDLKQRYVGSFGGFLWSVINPIVTLVSYILVFGIILGMKVGKETGTTSFGIFLFCGYLPWLLFSDTVVRNCSVIPDNAPLITKTVIPAEILSISVTISNLVHHLIGLSILLIVLTRFTSIHLSAAWTLLYMLILVLFAQGLGWIAATLHVFLRDTIQALQILMMLWLYFTPIFYPPSMVDRAPKTIRFLAGLNPMGIIVTGYRDALLNQAQPGGMQVGGVMALSLVVFVFGAFLFRQAKPAFADVL; from the coding sequence ATGGTCTCGCTCGTACGGAAGCTCATCGCAAACCGCAACCTTCTAAAGAACCTGATTCTACGGGATCTGAAACAGCGCTACGTGGGTTCGTTCGGTGGATTTCTGTGGTCAGTCATCAATCCTATCGTGACCCTCGTGAGCTACATCCTTGTGTTCGGCATCATCCTGGGCATGAAGGTCGGTAAGGAGACCGGAACCACCAGTTTTGGAATTTTTCTTTTCTGCGGTTACCTGCCCTGGCTTCTGTTCAGCGACACCGTGGTGAGAAACTGCAGCGTCATCCCGGATAATGCGCCGCTGATAACAAAAACCGTGATCCCGGCCGAAATACTGTCGATCTCGGTAACGATTTCGAACCTGGTTCACCACCTGATCGGGCTCTCGATTCTCCTGATCGTGTTAACCCGCTTCACCAGCATTCACCTGTCCGCTGCCTGGACCCTCCTATACATGCTGATCCTGGTGCTTTTCGCTCAAGGGCTGGGCTGGATCGCCGCCACTCTGCATGTCTTTCTGCGGGACACGATTCAGGCGCTTCAAATCCTGATGATGCTGTGGCTCTACTTCACGCCGATCTTTTATCCCCCGAGCATGGTTGACCGGGCGCCGAAAACGATTCGGTTTCTGGCGGGGCTGAATCCGATGGGAATCATTGTCACGGGCTACCGCGATGCACTCCTGAATCAAGCCCAACCGGGCGGAATGCAGGTCGGAGGCGTCATGGCCCTGAGCCTCGTGGTCTTCGTTTTCGGAGCTTTTCTATTCCGGCAGGCCAAACCGGCGTTCGCGGATGTACTCTAA
- a CDS encoding class I SAM-dependent methyltransferase: MGRSDDVLDLGSEPAFQERLDRERIHFNKVAIRSFPPDLVMSRRNILRYDEPSSLTPFPLEYAFHLLGDVQGKTIVDCGCGDGFNTVILAALGAKVIAIDVSDKSLETTRDRVHANKVEGRVLLVHGDAAAIPVADGTIDGVLCAGVLRHVDCLAAARQIRRILKPGGRASFIEQIAGPAWLARIRRLFPRPDHVIEHEGPLTTRQICSVSRAVGRPGRFRKFMLTSRVLERLGIRHVPAMKKSHEMDSWILERFAFFRALASPFVWEAQKES; encoded by the coding sequence GTGGGCCGGAGTGATGATGTGCTCGACCTCGGAAGTGAACCTGCATTCCAGGAGCGGCTCGATCGCGAGCGGATCCATTTTAATAAGGTAGCGATTCGCAGCTTTCCGCCGGATCTGGTGATGTCTCGCCGGAATATCCTTCGTTACGATGAACCTTCTTCTCTAACTCCCTTTCCGCTCGAGTACGCGTTCCATCTTCTGGGCGATGTTCAGGGCAAAACAATCGTCGATTGTGGCTGCGGCGATGGATTCAATACTGTCATTCTGGCAGCGCTGGGAGCGAAGGTTATCGCGATCGACGTATCCGACAAAAGCCTCGAGACAACCCGTGACCGCGTTCACGCCAATAAAGTCGAGGGACGAGTTCTGCTTGTCCATGGAGACGCGGCTGCAATTCCTGTCGCAGATGGCACCATCGATGGTGTGCTGTGCGCGGGCGTATTGCGCCACGTCGATTGTCTCGCCGCGGCGCGGCAGATTCGCCGGATATTAAAGCCCGGCGGACGCGCGTCATTTATTGAACAGATTGCCGGACCGGCTTGGCTGGCCAGGATCAGAAGGTTGTTCCCCAGACCGGATCACGTCATCGAGCACGAAGGTCCGCTGACGACCAGGCAGATCTGTTCGGTCAGCCGTGCCGTCGGAAGACCCGGCCGCTTCAGAAAATTCATGCTGACCAGCCGGGTGCTCGAACGCCTGGGTATCCGGCATGTTCCGGCAATGAAGAAATCGCATGAAATGGATTCCTGGATTCTCGAACGCTTCGCGTTTTTCCGGGCTTTAGCCTCTCCTTTTGTGTGGGAAGCGCAGAAAGAATCCTGA
- a CDS encoding acyl carrier protein, protein METSRGSVQQRIRTIFHDRLQIDAPAAGEDLFQSGILDSLSFVDMLVALEEEFTIQIALDQVDLADFRSIAAISDYIQLSDDSIDKVPLGLHSAV, encoded by the coding sequence ATGGAAACCAGTCGCGGTAGCGTTCAACAACGAATTAGAACAATCTTCCATGACCGGCTGCAGATCGACGCGCCGGCTGCCGGTGAGGATTTGTTTCAAAGCGGGATACTCGACTCCCTGTCATTTGTGGATATGCTGGTCGCTCTGGAAGAAGAGTTTACGATCCAGATCGCACTGGATCAGGTGGACCTGGCCGATTTTCGCAGTATTGCTGCGATCAGTGACTACATTCAGTTATCAGACGATTCCATCGATAAGGTTCCCCTTGGCTTGCACTCGGCAGTTTGA
- a CDS encoding amino acid adenylation domain-containing protein, giving the protein MTQLLQEYSGRAAQNLPGSLAVALGPVRLSYEEIEKLSNQLARAIRAAGCRRGDRVAMLLPKTPRTIAGILGILKADCAYVPVDTNSPSPRALKILQSADPRLLLVDDAGLPLWTELSGASDAIRSTPVLRLDVQSSVAPFSSDPLESGNVSRDPAYILYTSGSTGPPKGVVITHANVICFIEWAKPYFGLDTHDRLSGHPPLHFDLSVFDIFGAFAAGAQLHLVPPELNVSAKDTADFIRGAELTQWFSVPSLLTYLAKFDVIRPNDFPSLKRLLWCGEVLPAPVLRYWMQRLPHVTFTNLYGPTEATIASSYFTVPGLPEADAMIPIGRPCGNEELFVLNEQLHPVAPGDTGTLYIAGKGLSPGYWQDPQKTAAAFLPNPFSGDPSSRIYNTGDLARKDANGLVYFVGRTDSQIKNRGYRIELGEIEAALNELEDVKEAAVVALKSDGFDNTQICCVYAPFSAAPVTPAAVKQALRKRLPSHMLPSRWLVSEQLPKNMNGKIDRSLLKEWFMKAPDAVAQHGTRQAGERR; this is encoded by the coding sequence ATGACGCAACTCCTGCAAGAGTACTCCGGCCGCGCGGCTCAAAACCTTCCGGGAAGCCTGGCTGTCGCTCTAGGTCCAGTGCGGTTGAGTTATGAGGAGATCGAAAAGCTCAGCAACCAGTTGGCGCGGGCGATCCGCGCTGCCGGTTGCCGGCGTGGCGACAGGGTGGCGATGCTTCTTCCAAAGACACCCCGCACCATCGCAGGCATCCTGGGCATCCTGAAAGCAGACTGCGCTTACGTTCCGGTCGATACGAACAGCCCATCCCCCCGGGCGCTGAAGATTCTTCAGTCGGCCGACCCCCGGCTCCTGCTGGTTGACGATGCCGGGCTGCCCTTGTGGACGGAGCTTTCCGGCGCATCGGACGCGATTCGCAGCACCCCCGTATTACGGCTGGACGTGCAATCCAGCGTGGCGCCGTTTTCATCCGATCCGCTGGAGTCCGGGAACGTGAGCAGGGATCCGGCTTATATCCTGTACACGTCAGGCTCGACCGGTCCGCCGAAGGGTGTCGTTATAACGCACGCCAACGTCATCTGTTTCATTGAATGGGCGAAACCGTATTTCGGGCTTGATACCCATGACAGGCTTTCCGGACACCCGCCGCTTCACTTCGACCTGTCGGTCTTTGATATCTTCGGAGCGTTTGCGGCTGGAGCTCAGCTTCATCTTGTTCCCCCTGAACTGAATGTTTCTGCGAAGGATACGGCGGATTTTATTCGCGGTGCCGAACTCACGCAGTGGTTTTCGGTACCCTCGCTTTTGACGTATCTGGCAAAGTTCGATGTGATCCGGCCGAACGATTTTCCTTCTTTAAAACGGCTGCTATGGTGCGGGGAAGTTCTCCCGGCGCCGGTGCTTCGTTATTGGATGCAACGATTGCCCCACGTGACTTTCACGAATCTTTATGGCCCCACGGAAGCCACAATCGCGAGCAGCTATTTCACGGTGCCCGGTCTACCCGAAGCAGATGCGATGATTCCCATCGGCCGGCCGTGCGGCAACGAAGAACTCTTCGTGTTGAACGAACAACTTCACCCGGTCGCGCCGGGCGATACCGGTACGCTTTATATCGCCGGCAAAGGACTCAGTCCCGGTTACTGGCAAGATCCGCAGAAAACAGCAGCAGCGTTTTTGCCGAATCCCTTCAGCGGCGATCCATCGAGCCGGATCTATAACACGGGGGATCTTGCGAGGAAGGACGCCAACGGCCTGGTTTATTTCGTCGGGCGGACGGATTCGCAGATCAAGAACCGCGGTTATCGCATTGAACTGGGTGAAATTGAGGCGGCATTGAACGAACTCGAAGATGTGAAGGAAGCAGCCGTCGTTGCTCTCAAGAGCGACGGCTTCGACAATACTCAGATCTGTTGCGTTTATGCGCCATTTTCGGCAGCACCTGTGACGCCGGCCGCCGTCAAACAGGCTTTGCGGAAGCGGCTGCCCAGTCACATGCTGCCATCGCGCTGGCTGGTCTCAGAACAATTGCCGAAGAACATGAATGGGAAAATCGACCGGTCTCTTTTGAAGGAATGGTTTATGAAGGCGCCTGACGCCGTGGCTCAGCACGGCACGCGTCAGGCAGGCGAAAGAAGGTAG